In Euphorbia lathyris chromosome 2, ddEupLath1.1, whole genome shotgun sequence, the sequence tctggccagaagatcaatgtccataagtctcggatgctttgctctaagaacatggatagaAGCATTTGTAAAAAACTTAACGATCTTTCTAGCATTCCTCTTACTCAatctttgggtaagtatcttggggtccccCTCCACAGcgacagagtttccaaagcctcctttaaagagactctggataaaacttatgggttgtgtgctagttggaaggcCAATTCTCTATCCATGGCAGGCCGTCTAACcttaattcagtctgtcaactgcgcggctcccaatcatatcatgcaagcctgtaaattGCCTGAGCCGGTTCTCAATGAGCTTGACAAAATCAATCgacgtttcctttggggagagtctggagagggaaggaagattcaccttgtcccttggaaggagatctgccagcctaaaagcagggggggtcttggcatTAGACAGGCTAAGGACAAcaacaaagttttattaatgaagctcctctggagaatgtggcaaaacccttcttctctttgggttcgtctgcTCTGTGGCAAGTATCGtaaggacaaaatctttgggggccctaaggagagagttgtcaattattctttcctttggaaagggctcagtgctgtgtttgctgaattctgcttgggggttggcctggaggtgggtaatggtaagtccattagcttctggtatgacacctagaTCAGAGATAAACCGCTTATAGATGTTTGTTGCTCCCCCCCCGCCTAGCAATatccgcaactggaggattgctgatgtggtggactctgatggggactggatttggtctaagTTTGATACCTTCTTGAGCCTGGATACTCTCCTCAGAATCAagggagtgaagattagtaatctcgaggaggacaaggataggcattgctgggccctgactaacaatggagcttactcttgcaaatctgcctttgaagccttTACTCTCAACAGATTCGACCCTCTCTCGGATACTTGGAAATCTATTTGGGCTCTGAAAATCCCTTAccgaatgaggagcttcctgtggctaggagttaaggacaggttgctcactaattcggatagacatAGACGGCATTTGGCGGAttcaggagcttgcagtagatgcggaggccatgttgaaactttgtgccatgcccttAGGGATTGCTCTAGAAGTAAGGAGGTATGGAAGAAAGTTCTCCCGCACCACATTCTCCCCTCCTTCTTTGCCCACTctgagaatgactggttctctaaTGGGGTTAATGGTAAGTTACTggctaacatggagcatggtgacattttctttgctattatttgCCACCAACtctggaaatggaggaacgaggagatctttgatgagaagactgtttttattcagaacttaccTGAGTTCTTCTCGAATAAGCTCTTTACTATTActgagagcttcaaaggggactcccttgccaggtctacccagaataaagaggttcacCTTGTTAGTTGGAGCAGGCCGAAGGATGGGGTggtgaagttgaatacggatggctcctgcctcaaTAATGGTAGAGTCGCGGCCGGAGGTGTTCTCAGAGACGCGGGGGGTGCCTGGATGTCTGGgttcacccataacctgggaTTGGGCTCGTCATTTTCAGCggagctttggggtattctttaTGGTGTCAAGCTTGTCAGAAATCTAGgtattaagaggctttctgtggaatctgataataaGGAGGCCATTAGTATGATTTCTaataatcatgctatttgtcttaatagccagaaccttatcaaagctattagaagtcttggctcctcctttttagtttttagagttcagccacatcttcAGGGAACAAAACCggattgcggatcgcttggcggcagctgggcatgaggggatgttaggtgttaccaccctttctgatcctcctatctttctttcgtctctccttttagaggataggatagggctgggttagctttcctagactgatcccagGCTAGTTTGGTCTTCGTGTTGTCtttcttttcctgtttctacaaaaaaaaaaagtttggagttcgtcaaaacctttaaaaatattcaaatttctaatttgtCTTAAACATGTCTTTGATCTTTGCATATTATCAAGTCACTTTATGAATTAACTAAATCATAAATATTATTTCATCGAAAATtaagtcaattttttttaaaatccttTAAAATTTCACAAAGTATAAAATTtattacaaacttttaaactggtttaaactataaatatatttttgtatatttatgttagggaaaattataaaaataaattttatggttTGAACGATTTGTAAAGACAatttatgtggtttaaaagtttgcaaaacaggaatctatgcattttatagtttacaaactcagttattcattaaaaaattattgaCGTAACTATTTACTTTAAAAGAAAGCAATatagagcaattaaaaagactactttgtaaattatctaaaattttaaaatctaactttgcaaattaactaaatcaCAAGTATTGTTTCGTCGAAAAATTCACTCATATTTCATTAAATTGCAAACTTCATAGCGTACAAAATCCtccttgcaaacttttaaaaataCTTCTTGTAAATTGGTTAGACCATAAAGTTTATTTGTGTAATTTTCTGTTTATGCTTTAaaaaacactgtcacattcataagatattggtggcggagatgcgtatattgagatggatgtgtggtcatacgagaaaggatcgggtgagtaatgaaataattaggacaaaagtaggggttacatctattaagaataaaatgagggaaaaccgactaaggtgtaGGGATGAGCATGGTCCGGTTTGGtccaaaaaccgaaccaaaccgaattggaccgaaccaaattacctttattttttaggaccaaaccaaaccaaattataattcggTTTGGTCTGGACCGAACCAAATTATTTCGGTCCGGTCCGGTTTGGTTCATGTTTGACCAAACAAAGCACTAGAGACCTATAATTACTTGCACCTTCACTaactaaacaattatataaagaaaataatcatataattagtttttcttttgtatatataattagttgagagagaaaaaacatgtttaattgttttttcttttctatatataattagttaattaatttaaaaccttaaaaGTTAAGAGTAGTACATATTATATTTCAGTTTGGTTTATTCGGTTTTGGACTGGACCGAACTGAACCAAACCGAAAACCAAACTAGCTTAAAAATTAGGACtgaaccaaaccaaaatataatTCGGTCCTGTccggtttggtttggttttttcGGTCTTTggattttcggttcggttctgctcacccctactaaggtggtttggccatttAAGACGAAGAGCggttgatgcgccggttaggaggactgaagagtggcaaagggatgtagtggcgaggggtaggggaagacctaaacaaacttggaggagggtgatcgagagtgatatgagtttattggggattgaggaaaatatggtagttgataggacagagtggaaggagagaatttgtgtcgctgacactacttgatttcacggttttatatgatggttcatgttagccaaccccgaatcatttcgagactaagactttcttgttgttgttgttgttgctatTAGGTTAATATATCAGTTGCTTCCTGAACTTGTTCACAAAGTTTGATTGACCACCTGAACTTACATGGTGTCTCATTAGCccctaaacttacttaaatTGTCATGATTAAGttcctaaatctataaaaacatcCTAAAGGTATACAAAACAgaaagttaatttattttaaagactTAGAATGACGaatttaacctttgttttttagGTTTTGATTTTCTTCTGCAAATTTagacaaattaaaatatcactttaaacaagttcaagagACAAACAAATCATTGTAATAAAGTTCAAAGGGCtaataggtcactttaaacaaatctaGGTGATAAATAGGTTATCTTAAGCAAATTGATGAGACTTATGAGATAATATTTAAGTTTAGGGGCTAATCAATCTTTTTGACAAAATTCAAGTATTAATGTATTAAGCTAATAgccttaatacattatttgcctaacttttccaaaaaaaaattggcctaatacacaaataaccctctgaacttgtctaaatgtTGTAACTttccccctcaactttcaattgtaacaacttaccccttaaacttgtccaattgtaaaacataaccccaatttgggaatttttttaccccgtatttgaagcaaccgtaaaaaagttTTCCCGAATTCATATCACGCCAAAAatctgattatcatactccacgagcgttgcagattttgtatttcacgtgtttcttcaattgcagtccatgtcagcaatttgggatTGTGTTTTACATtttgacaagtttaaggggtaagttgctacaattggacaagttcgaggggtaagttgttacaattgaaagttggaggaagcatttgcaacatttggacaagttcagggggttatttgtgtattaggccaaaaaaatttgattgattcctgaacttttaaagtatccTAATAGTCcttcaatttgtataaaatgttcagttagctttCTGAACTTGCGCAAAACGTAAtgaattaatcactcggttgtgaaaaagtaagttaaatacaaaagatgtattgcacgcgttttagaaaaattaaaatgacCAAAATCGAAGTATATGGTtctaatattaaagaagacaaattttatagtggagcaagtaataacttcatttttaatctatttttggattatttaataacattctaagatgcgtgcaatacattttccgtatttaacttattttttacaatcgagggatcaattgattatattttacgcaagttcaagaGGTTAATtggacattttatgcaagttcaggctATCAGGATACTTTGAAAGCCCAAGGACCAATCAAGTATTTTGGATAAGTTTAAgggacaaatgatatattaagcctattattattattattattattaggccTAATGCTCCCCCAACCCCtttaacttgtctaaattggtcattttacccttccaactcatcgaatgttctatttacccccttaactccataaaaatgatatttctcaCCTCCATTAACTTGGCCAGATTGGTCATTTTAACCCTcaccaactcatcgaatgtcctatttaccccattaactctataaaagtggtatttctcttatgatcctatttatccacttaactccataaaagtggtatttcttacccaTTCATACTGCAAAATTAATaagacttattcaaatgagtttgaaaatatatttttttaataccaactttttattttgttttaatttgataattatattgatcatTCATTTGtgtattacaataatattatattacaataattagataatcaaaatttaactagtaataaaaaattgaaaagggaaagaataaataaaagatacaaataaaaaaaatattaatataaacaagttgaagacattatatgtagaaataaggtactaaaataggcctataatttttaaggaagtatcaatttaggttccacgtataaaataacaccaatatagattTAACATTTAAgaaatggtatcaatttaggtctcgataacggattgtaaggggtgagaaataccatttttacggagttaagagggtaaataagacattctatgagttgaaggggtaaataaataagttgaaAGGGTGAGAAATGttacttttatggagttagagggtaaataggacattgaATGAATTTAAGAGTACTGAGGTAGCATTAGgacttattattatattattattggaGAGGTGAGGTTGATCACGGTGGTGAACCTGAACTGACACGGGTTTCCTTATTCACACTCACACCTCTCGGTCCTCGCCCAGTCAcctaccttcttcttcttcctcacacTCCGAGACGCCATTAATAAGACATTTCAACTTCTCATTCTTCCAAACATCGATTGAGACGCCATGCTGAAACGCCTCCAAACTTCACAACCTTAGATCATTATGTCACATCCAGTCACCACCCCGTCTCgcttcaaaatcaattccaACTCCAACTCCAAACTCAAAATTGACAATGCTAATGGCTCCTCTTCACCAGCAAACAAATCAGTCTCTCCAGATGTAAAGAAAGAGTCGAAAACCAGGAGGTCTCTGTTGCTCAGCAAGCCTAAGTCCCCCGATTTGCCTCCTCATAAGAGTAAGGACCATATGGATCGCTCTGCCTCTGTTAATCGGGTTGAGCAATTTTCTAGGCCAAGGCGGCCGAGGCAGGTGGATTCTGGTGCTAGGAGAATTGAAGAGGATACCGTTACTGTTACTAACAAGGAATTGCAGGAGAAAGAGTTTTTGATTAAGGAGTTGCAGTCTCAAGTTTTGTCTCTAAAGGCTGAGCTCGATAAAGCGCATAGTCTGAATAAGGAACTCGACTCTCATAACAAGAAGCTTGCTCATGATCTTGCGGAGGTTGCAGCTTTTAACACTCGTCGTCACCAGGTCACAATCTATATCTCTTTCTTTGATATTGAATTAACGGACATGAAATGTTATTTGATTTTAGAAGAGGAAAACAGTTGTTAGATTATTAGGTTTTGATTGTTATTTTGATTGAAGCAGTCAAATGAGCAAGTCGGGAGCCTGAAATTTAACGACAGTAAAATCGAATTGGATGACCTGAGGGTTAAAACGTCATGTCATCAACCACCGCCTCCGCCACCGCCGATGCGTCTCCTCCCAAAAGCAGCTCGCACAGAGACAGATACTCAATCTAATTCGTCCTTGCCACCTCGTCCACCTCCCCCACCACCAATGAGGCCTGTAGCCAGAGCAGTCTCTGCTCCAAAAACTCCTGCAATTGTTGAATTCTATCGCGCGTTGAGAAAACAAGAGGATAAAAGAGATGTTCAGGGTCCAGGAAATCATTATAAATCAACGGTGACGAGTGCTCACAATAGCATAGTTGGAGAGATTCAAAATCGTTCTGCACATCTGTTAGCTGTAAGCACCATGGTCCATGAgattttcaagtttttttaCCATATGATTGCTTATTTCTGCATCAATTGCTTCTCAATTTTGTAGATAAAAGCTGATGTTGAAACAAAAGGTGATTTCATCAACGGACTTATCAAAATGGTGGTAGCTTTGGCCTATACTGACATTGAAGATGTCTTGAAATTTGTGGATTGGCTTGATGATGAACTGTCAACGCTGGTAACTTTCAAATCCTTTCCAACTTTTTCTATTAGTTGTCATCAGTTGCTGCCTTGCCGGCTGATTTGTTGTTAATACTATAAAATACATCATCCAATCTACTCAACAGTGATTGAGGAAACTAGTATTCTGCAGGCAATCCCTAACCCAAAGCACTAAAGAAATTACTCAAATTACAAGTCATTTTTGTGCTATTGCTTGACCTTATTTGATTCCGTTTACATTTGAAACCCCCAGTTGTTGTTGCTATATTAGCTTATCTTCAATAGCTTTAGATATTCAAATATCTTCTTGGAAATAACTTATACCTGTTGCTCTTCAAAGTATAGTGCAGTAGAAGTGACATTATTTAATTACATGCTCAAATTAGCTCATGTTATGAACTTCTACTTTCTCCTAAGGCATACTTGATTTCCCAGTGTAATTGAATATAGAAGGCAGAGAGCTAGCCGAGTTGCAAACAGTATGCAATTATAGAAAtgaactctcaaatcctctatTCTTCCCTCTCCGGACCTTAATTTTCACGATATGTGAATCGAGTTGATAATATCTGCAGCTTTAATGTGCTTAAACATTACATTTATAGCTGAGTCCATGACGAAATTCTTCTGCTTTGGGGGACTTTTAATCCAAAACCTTTTCTTTGTTTTAAAAGATCTTTTTCCCGTTAGTTGTTGCTGAATTTACTATGATTTTGAGTTGATGAATTGATATTTTTCATCTAAAAGGAAAAGATATTAGCTTTATGAAATTGATTATTGTAACCATCTTACTGATATCCCATTTATCTAAAGTTGCAACCAGTTTATTAGTCCTTTCAAGCTAGAGCCGTTTTTGGAACATGAACAATTTGCtaatccttatatatattgatgCATTGGATGGCAGTAGCATGCTGATGCATACATTTTTCTACACTTGGGCAGAGACGTTGTTTATCGAGCAGTGTGATCCCGATCCCTAGAATTTTACTGCTGATCTGATAGCACACATTGTAAAAGTCAAATTCAACTCTTTCTAGGAtcataaaatcactcaactccGTCTTTTGAACATTTTTTAGTTCAACAAACATCTTTACTTCTCAAGTCACTTATTCAGTCTGCTGGGACTCCCATGAGCTCTTCTCTTGTGGCAAAGTGCTTCCACTTTCACCATTTTACTGTACTTATAGTGACCGTGATATTTTTTTCCGACTAATGGTAGCAACAAATTATGTCCTGTTAAATCTCCAATGCTGCTGAAATTCATATTTAACATATTATATAATAGTTAGGTTTAGGTCCAGTCCAACGCACACCTTAATGATAAATCACTGCATGcctaatatatatgaaattgaTATGCTGTTTAAATTGCAGATATCGGGATCCTCTACTTTGTTACTAAAAGCAAAGCTTCATTATGATTTAAACTATTCAGAgaatctccaagagactcttagtacactctctaaaaataatataaataattgactcttaatggtttaagagtgactaagatatatcatctccaacaatactccttagattcactccttatttattattttattattaaattattgtttattgttatatttaccaatagtgtgaggagagagactgctcaataataaattataaataaaaaatgaagttaggaggcactaagaggtggagagatgctctctattaatagagagatggagaagctcttagtgatttgaggagccactaagaggctgttggagctcattttttattctccctcctcaaattttaacttaagagccaacttaataggctgttggagatgctctcaTATGCTAAAAGTTTAGACACCATGACTCTTTTTATAAATAGATTAGAGAGTTTAGAGCTATTGAGAGATAACTTCATAGCTTGCAAAAGGATTCAATGACCTTGGACCGTTAAGAGTTATACGCGCAAAACTAAATTCTGGTTCCTCTTTCGTACTATCTTCTTTGCTGCTAGTTAGGCCTAGGTTATGAACTTGGTTCATATCATTAAGGTATGATTGGGAAATATAATTAAGGTTCGTCTTAACATTTTAATGGAAGAGCAGAGTCCTAAATTTGTGCTGAACTGTAAATGTTATTTGAGATGTTTTTTTTAACCGTAATTAGTTTATAAGTTGTTAATTACAAGTTGTGTTTGACAGGCAGACGAGCGAGCTGTGTTGAAGCATTTTAATTGGCCAGAGAAGAAAGCTGATGCTATTAGAGAAGCTGCCATTGAGTATCGCGGCCTTAAACAATTAGAAAGGGAAATAACTTCCTTCAAGGACGATATTAGCATTCCGTGTGGAACGGCCTTGAAAAAGATGGCTCTCTTACTTGACAAGTAAGCATTACGAGACTTCCTCATTTTGTACATCCAATATGTATTTCCATATTGTTCACCAGCTGGTCTGTCTTCTGATTATACAAGGTCAGAGAGAGGAATTGGAAGGTTGATTAAACTTCGAAGCTCGGTTTTACGTACTTATCAGGATTGGAAAATTCCAACCAATTGGATGCTTGATTCTGGAATTGCGAGCAAGGTATGTTTTTCTCTATAATAAGATCGATCTATATATGAAATGAAATGCAAGTGATGACCGTAATTAACGACGGTGCAGATAAAGGAAGGTTCAAAGAAGTTGGCAAAGATGTACGTAAAGAGAGTGAAAAACGAGCTTGAAGTGGGACGAAATTCAGATAGGGAATGCAATCAAGAAGCATTGGTGCTTCAAGGCGTGCAATTTGCATATAGGGCTCACCAGGTGAGATTATGTTGCATATACAAAATGCATGTTCATGTTATAATAAGCCTcgaatgcaatgtaatgtaatataatcGAATGTAACGTTTCCGTGTGCAGTTCGCGGGAGGTCTTGATTCAGAAACTCTGTGTGCATTTGAAGAGATACGACAGCGTGTTCCGCAACACCATATTGGAGTTGGAGTTAGCGTTGCATCTCGAGAATTATTAGCTGCTGTACCATGATCATGATCCCCTTTTTGCTAAGACTTTCTGTTCCATTTCTCTATATGAAATTAGTTGTTAGTGAAACAAGATACATATATGAAGTTCCTGCTTATAATAATTCATCATAATGTAGTAATGTCCAGAAATTTTACAGTACTACATAAGTAATATACCCGACTAATGAAAAATTGTTTTGCATACCACTACGTGAAAGGTGATTGCTGTGAAAAGAAAAATGTATAAATGTAGCCTTAATTAATTAGTCGGGTATATTATTTCCGgagtattttaaaattttccgGTAATGTGAGTGTAGTTAAATGGGGCCTTTTTTTTCATTGTAGTTTCCTTGGGCCTTCGAAAAGATGTAATGAAAACTGAGACTATAAATAGTTTGGGCTCCTAATTAGGAATAGGATCTAACAAGGTTCAGCCCATCTCTCTCCATTTATTTTGACTACTACTCTATTCttttagaaaagaaaacaataatttaataataataataaaaaaatactaattaaCATTTGCCCCTAAACGtgttcaaaaagcttgatcGGCCTTCTGAATTTTTGAAGCGTCTTGATAGCTcctgaatttgcataaaatgtttagttagtcctttaaatttacgtaaaatgtaattaattaatcgcCCGGatgcaaaaaaaagtaaattaaatgcgaAATATGTATCGCATATAtcttaaaaaagaaaagtaaaCCGATCAAGGTTGGGTtatgcgattctaatattagagaagataaattttatagttgagcaagtaataacttcttttttaatctattttataaattatgtaataacaattTAAGACGTGTATAATACATATTTCgcatttaaacttttttttttttttttgcaaccgggtgattaattaattacattttacgcaagttcatggggctaaatgaacattttatgtaagttcaggggctatagaaacactttgaaagtttagagggtcaatcaacctttttggacaagttcagaaggTAAATGACAAAAGCCGGCTTGTAAGAAATAATGGAATGAATTCATTAAAGTACAAGATTGCTATATACACGTAAGTATATAAAGATATCTAAAAGGGAAAGTTCGGATCTAACTTAGACCCATTTGTCCTTCAGCCGAAAGTAGTTTTAAAAGTAAGGGAACTTAAGGTTAGATTATGGGAACTTCTAATTAATGCTTTTGTATGGTGTTTTGAACATGCATTTTCTTCAGAAATAAAAAACAACACCACAACACATGAGTTCATATCATGTGTGCCGAGCGACACAGGGATGGAAAATAATGATCTCAACTTTTTATAATGTAAGACTCTTTTCGTAATTATTGAGGATTTCGAAACTCTTATTCTTAGAACATTTGCTTGTTctataagtataatttaaatttgtttattttGGTCGGCTTCTCCCATGGACTAGGTGATAATTCAACTTGGAAGGGGACCGATTGGATAAGCAAACTTTAAATTATGATGAAAGGGACCATTTATTCATTTCAAGTTTCTATATTTCACAGTCCGGATAGTTATAACAAGATATATAATTGTGAAAAAAGAATTATGTAGAGATACAAGTGAAAAATTACAGGAAATGTGATATGAAATCTAGGAAAGACATACAATTTACTGATGCTTTTTAAGTCTGTACAACCTAAACATGtgtataataattaaattatcgAGACACTATATATCTCTAATAAGTATATAGCAACGATACTATCGATGGTATGCTAGTCACACAATCTATTTACCAATATGAAAG encodes:
- the LOC136220171 gene encoding protein INCREASED PETAL GROWTH ANISOTROPY 1, with the protein product MSHPVTTPSRFKINSNSNSKLKIDNANGSSSPANKSVSPDVKKESKTRRSLLLSKPKSPDLPPHKSKDHMDRSASVNRVEQFSRPRRPRQVDSGARRIEEDTVTVTNKELQEKEFLIKELQSQVLSLKAELDKAHSLNKELDSHNKKLAHDLAEVAAFNTRRHQSNEQVGSLKFNDSKIELDDLRVKTSCHQPPPPPPPMRLLPKAARTETDTQSNSSLPPRPPPPPPMRPVARAVSAPKTPAIVEFYRALRKQEDKRDVQGPGNHYKSTVTSAHNSIVGEIQNRSAHLLAIKADVETKGDFINGLIKMVVALAYTDIEDVLKFVDWLDDELSTLADERAVLKHFNWPEKKADAIREAAIEYRGLKQLEREITSFKDDISIPCGTALKKMALLLDKSERGIGRLIKLRSSVLRTYQDWKIPTNWMLDSGIASKIKEGSKKLAKMYVKRVKNELEVGRNSDRECNQEALVLQGVQFAYRAHQFAGGLDSETLCAFEEIRQRVPQHHIGVGVSVASRELLAAVP